The following coding sequences are from one Nicotiana tomentosiformis chromosome 3, ASM39032v3, whole genome shotgun sequence window:
- the LOC138907732 gene encoding uncharacterized protein gives MEKVKIIKERLKTAQSCQKSYSDVHRRDLVFKEDDWLFLKKVVGDPTLIIPIETIQVNEELTYEEIPVSIIDRQVRTLRNKEITSVKVLWRNQQIEEATCEDEEEMKKMYPYLFE, from the exons atggaaaaagttaaaataattaaggagcggttgaagactgctcagagctGTCAGAAGTCTTATTCAGATGTTCATCGTAGGGATTTAgtgttcaaagaagatgattggctattcttgaag aaagtagttggagacccgacactcattatTCCGATTGAGACTATtcaggttaatgaggaattgacgtatgaagaaattccagtttctattattgatcggcaagtccgaacgttgagaaataaagaaattacatccgtgaaagtgctatggcgaaaccaacagatTGAAGAGGCAACTTGTGAggacgaggaagaaatgaagaaaatgtatccttacttgtttgaatag
- the LOC138907731 gene encoding uncharacterized protein, whose product MALTEMKELKEQLKDLLEKGFVRPSVSPWGAPVLFVRKKDGSLRMCIDYQALYKVTIKNKYPLPRIDDLFDQLQGAMYFSKIDLRFRYHQLKIREPDKELNLRQRRWLELLNDNDIDILYHPWKANVVTDALRQKSIGSLVHLEAYQRSLAKEVHRLASLGILLTDSSEGGLIGKNRAESSLVVDVKEKQYNDPLLAQLKEGIHKHKTMAFSLGMVDGTLKYQEHLCIPNVDGLRERIMVEAHTSRYSVHPVSRKMYQDLKESYSWNDMKRNVADFVARCPNCQ is encoded by the exons atggcactgaCAGAaatgaaggaactaaaggagcagttgaaggacttgttagagaagggtttcgtccggccgagtgtgtcgccttggggcgcaccagttctttttgtaagaaagaaagatgggtcactgagaatgtgtattgactatcaggCACTttacaaggtcacaatcaagaataagtacccactgccaaggatagatgacttgtttgaccaactgCAGGGTGCtatgtacttctccaagatcgatttaagattcagatatcaccaattgaagatcagggagccggat aaggaactaaaTCTGAGGCAacgaagatggcttgagttactcaatgacaatgacattgatattctatatcatccatggaaggctaatgttgtgacGGATGCTCTTAGACAGAAATCTATTGGTAGTTTAgtacacttggaggcatatcaaagatcattggccaaggaagttcaccgattggctagtttaggaATTCTTCTCACGGACTCTAGCGAAGGAGGGTTGATTGGgaaaaatagggctgaatcatcacttgttgtggatgtcaaggagaagcaatacaatgatccattgttggcacaattgaaagaggggattcataaacataagaccatggccttttctcttggcatggttGATGGTACACTAAAGTACCAAGAGCATCTATGtattccaaatgtagatggtctccgagaaagaatcatggtagaggctcacacttctaggtattccgtgcacccggtcTCTAGAAAAATGTATCAGGATCTTAAGGAAAGCTATtcgtggaatgatatgaagagaaatgtagcggactttgtggcgagatgtccaaattgtcagtaa